A single window of Labrus mixtus chromosome 23, fLabMix1.1, whole genome shotgun sequence DNA harbors:
- the polr2a gene encoding DNA-directed RNA polymerase II subunit RPB1, with the protein MHGPPSGDSACPLRTIKRVQFGIISPDELKRMSVTEGGIKYPETTEGGRPKLGGLMDPRQGVIERSGRCQTCAGNMTECPGHFGHIELAKPVFHVGFVSKIMKVLRCVCFFCSKLLVDSNNPKIKDILIKSKGQPRKRLTHVYELCKGKNICEGGEEMDNKFGMEQQETEEDITKEKGHGGCGRYQPRIRRSGLELFAEWKHVNEDSQEKKILLSPERVHEIFKRISDEEDVILGMDPKFSRPEWMIVTVLPVPPLAVRPAVVMQGSARNQDDLTHKLADIVKINNQLRRNEQSGAAAHVIAEDVKLLQFHVATMVDNELPGLPRAMQKSGRPLKSVKQRLKGKEGRVRGNLMGKRVDFSARTVITPDPNLQIDQVGVPRSIAANMTFPEIVTPFNIDRLQELVRRGNSQYPGAKYIIRDNGDRIDLRFHPKPSDLHLQIGYKVERHMCDGDIVIFNRQPTLHKMSMMGHRVRILPWSTFRLNLSVTTPYNADFDGDEMNLHLPQSLETRAEIQELAMVPRMIVTPQSNRPVMGIVQDTLTAVRKFTKRDVFLERGEVMNLLMFLSTWDGKVPQPAILKPRPLWTGKQIFSLIIPGHINVIRTHSTHPDDEDSGPYKHISPGDTKVIVENGELIMGILCKKSLGTSAGSLVHISYLEMGHDITRLFYSNIQTVVNNWLLIEGHSIGIGDSIADAKTYLDIQNTIKKAKQDVIEVIEKAHNNELEPTPGNTLRQTFENQVNRILNDARDKTGSSAQKSLSEYNNFKSMVVAGSKGSKINISQVIAVVGQQNVEGKRIPFGFKHRTLPHFIKDDYGPESRGFVENSYLAGLTPTEFFFHAMGGREGLIDTAVKTAETGYIQRRLIKSMESVMVKYDGTVRNSINQVVQLRYGEDGLAGENVEFQNVATLKPSHKAFEKKFKFDCTNERALRRMLQEDVVKDVLTNAHVQSALEREFEKMKEDRDVLRAIFPTGDSKVVLPCNLARMIWNAQKIFRINIRTPTDLNPLRVVEGLQDLSKKLVIVNGEDPLSKQAQQNATLLFNIHLRSTLCSKRMTEEFRLSTEAYDWLLGEIETKFNQSIAHPGEMVGALAAQSLGEPATQMTLNTFHYAGVSAKNVTLGVPRLKELINISKRPKTPSLTVFLLGQAARDAERAKDILCRLEHTTLRKVTANTAIYYDPNPQNTVVAEDQEWVNVYYEMPDFDVTRISPWLLRIELDRKHMTDRKLTMEQIAEKINAGFGDDLNCIFNDDNAEKLVLRIRIMNSDENKFQEDEEVVDKMDDDVFLRCIESNMLTDMTLQGIEQISKVYMHLPQTDNKKKIIITEDGEFKALQEWILETDGVSLMRVLSEKDVDPVRTTSNDIVEIFTVLGIEAVRKALERELYHVISFDGSYVNYRHLALLCDTMTCRGHLMAITRHGINRQDTGPLMKCSFEETVDVLMEASSHAESDPMKGVSENIMLGQLAPAGTGCFDLLLDAEKCKYGMEIPTNIPGISVAGPTGMFFGTVPSPMSGMSPAMTPWNTGATPAYGAWSPSVGSGMTPGAAGFSPSAASDASGFSPGYSPAWSPTPGSPGSPGPASPYIPSPGGAMSPNYSPTSPAYEPRSPGGYTPQSPGYSPTSPSYSPTSPSYSPTSPNYSPTSPSYSPTSPSYSPTSPSYSPTSPSYSPTSPSYSPTSPSYSPTSPSYSPTSPSYSPTSPSYSPTSPSYSPTSPSYSPTSPSYSPTSPSYSPTSPSYSPTSPSYSPTSPSYSPTSPNYTPTSPSYSPTSPSYSPTSPSYSPTSPNYTPTSPNYSPTSPSYSPTSPSYSPSSPRYTPQSPTYTPSSPSYSPSSPSYSPTSPKYTPTSPSYSPSSPEYTPTSPKYSPTSPKYSPTSPKYSPTSPTYSPTTPKYSPTSPTYSPTSPTYTPTSPKYSPTSPTYSPTSPKYSPTSPTYSPTSPKGSTYSPTSPGYSPTSPTYSPAISPDDSDEEN; encoded by the exons ATGCACGGACCGCCCTCCGGCGACAGCGCATGCCCATTGCGCACGATCAAGAGAGTTCAATTCGGCATCATCAGCCCAGATGAACTT AAACGGATGTCCGTTACAGAAGGGGGAATCAAATACCCCGAAACAACAGAAGGAGGACGTCCTAAACTGGGCGGCCTTATGGACCCAAGACAAGGGGTCATAGAGCGAAGTGGAAGATGTCAGACATGTGCAG GCAACATGACAGAATGTCCGGGCCACTTTGGACACATAGAACTGGCAAAGCCAGTTTTCCATGTTGGCTTTGTATCAAAGATAATGAAGGTCCTTCGATGTGTCTGCTTCTTTTGCTCTAAGCTATTAGTGGATTCT AACAACCCAAAGATCAAAGACATCCTGATAAAATCTAAAGGGCAACCAAGGAAACGTTTGACACATGTGTACGAGTTGTGCAAAGGAAAAAATATctgtgaaggaggagaggagatggacaACAAATTTGGAATGGAGCAGCAGGAGACTGAGGAGGACATTACCAAGGAAAAG GGCCACGGTGGCTGTGGGCGCTACCAACCGCGCATAAGACGCTCTGGCTTGGAGCTGTTTGCTGAGTGGAAGCACGTTAATGAGGATTCACAGGAAAAGAAAATCCTCCTGAGTCCTGAGCGTGTGCACGAGATCTTCAAGCGCATCTCCGATGAAGAGGACGTCATTTTGGGGATGGACCCAAAGTTTTCCAGACCAGAGTGGATGATTGTGACAGTGTTGCCTGTTCCTCCGCTGGCCGTCAGGCCCGCTGTAGTCATGCAGGGCTCTGCTCGCAACCAG GACGATTTGACCCACAAACTTGCTGACATCGTCAAAATCAACAACCAGCTGAGAAGAAATGAGCAGAGCGGTGCTGCAGCTCACGTCATAGCTGAAGACGTCAAACTGCTTCAGTTCCACGTGGCCACCATGGTGGACAATGAGCTGCCTGGCCTTCCTAGG GCGATGCAAAAGTCCGGCCGTCCACTTAAATCGGTCAAACAGCGTCTAAAAGGGAAAGAGGGGCGAGTCCGAGGTAACCTGATGGGAAAGCGTGTGGACTTCTCTGCTCGAACCGTCATCACCCCAGACCCCAACCTGCAAATCGACCAAGTTGGCGTGCCGCGATCGATCGCAGCCAACATGACCTTCCCGGAAATAGTCACACCCTTTAACATCGACAG ACTACAAGAGCTCGTGAGAAGAGGCAACAGCCAGTACCCAGGAGCCAAATATATCATCCGAGACAATGGCGACAGAATTGACCTGCGATTCCACCCAAAACCAAGCGACCTTCACCTGCAGATTGGCTACAAG GTGGAAAGACACATGTGTGATGGAGACATCGTCATCTTCAACAGACAACCTACACTACATAAAATGTCCATGATGGGGCACAGAGTCCGGATTCTGCCGTGGTCCACTTTTCGTCTCAACCTCAG TGTAACCACCCCCTACAACGCTGACTTTGACGGGGATGAGATGAATCTCCACCTGCCTCAGTCGCTGGAGACGAGGGCAGAGATCCAGGAGCTGGCCATGGTTCCCCGTATGATCGTCACACCCCAGTCCAATAGACCCGTTATGGGTATTGTGCAGGACACACTCACAGCTGTCCGCAAATTCACCAAACGAGATGTCTTCTTAGAGAGG GGTGAAGTGATGAACCTCCTCATGTTCCTCTCCACATGGGACGGGAAAGTGCCTCAGCCGGCCATCCTAAAGCCACGTCCTCTGTGGACAGGGAAGCAGATCTTCAGCTTAATCATTCCTGGACATATTAACGTGATCCGCACACACAGCACCCACCCTGATGATGAAGACAGCGGCCCCTACAAACACATCTCCCCCGGGGACACCAAG GTCATCGTGGAGAACGGCGAGTTGATCATGGGAATCCTGTGCAAGAAGTCTCTGGGAACGTCAGCCGGCTCCCTCGTCCACATCTCCTACCTTGAGATGGGCCACGACATCACCAGACTTTTTTACTCCAACATTCAGACGGTGGTCAACAACTGGCTGCTCATCGAGG GTCATTCCATTGGTATCGGTGACTCCATTGCTGACGCCAAGACCTACCTTGACATTCAGAACACAATCAAGAAAGCCAAACAGGATGTGATAGAA GTCATCGAGAAAGCCCACAACAACGAGCTGGAGCCGACCCCAGGTAACACCCTGAGGCAGACCTTTGAGAACCAGGTGAATCGTATCCTCAACGACGCTCGAGACAAAACAGGATCCTCAGCCCAGAAGTCGCTGTCTGAGTACAACAACTTCAAGTCCATGGTGGTGGCTGGTTCCAAGGGTTCAAAGATTAACATCTCACAG GTCATTGCCGTGGTGGGGCAGCAGAACGTTGAGGGTAAACGTATCCCCTTCGGCTTCAAACACCGCACGCTGCCTCACTTCATTAAAGACGACTACGGCCCTGAGAGCAGAGGCTTTGTGGAGAACTCCTACCTGGCCGGTTTGACGCCGACAGAGTTCTTCTTCCACGCTATGGGAGGCAGAGAGGGTCTCATCGATACAGCTGTCAAGACTGCTGAGACTG GTTACATCCAGCGTCGTCTGATCAAATCCATGGAGTCTGTGATGGTGAAGTACGACGGGACGGTGCGTAACTCCATCAACCAGGTGGTTCAGCTGCGTTATGGAGAGGACGGCCTCGCAGGAGAGAACGTGGAGTTTCAGAACGTGGCTACACTCAAACCCTCACACAAGGCCTTTGAAAAGAA GTTCAAGTTCGACTGCACCAACGAGCGTGCACTGAGGCGGATGCTGCAGGAAGATGTCGTGAAAGACGTCCTGACAAACGCCCATGTGCAGAGTGCTTTGGAGAGGGAGTTTGAGAAGATGAAGGAGGACAGGGATGTCCTCAGAGCCATCTTCCCCACTGGGGACAGCAAG GTGGTTCTGCCATGCAACCTGGCCAGAATGATTTGGAACGCCCAGAAGATCTTCCGCATCAACATTCGAACTCCAACAGACCTCAATCCTCTGAGAGTGGTCGAAG GTCTTCAGGACCTGAGTAAGAAGCTGGTGATTGTGAATGGTGAAGACCCACTCAGCAAACAGGCCCAGCAAAACGCCACTCTGCTCTTTAACATCCACCTGCGCTCCACGCTTTGCTCCAAACGCATGACGGAGGAGTTCCGCCTTTCCACCGAGGCTTACGACTGGCTGCTTGGAGAGATCGAGACCAAATTCAACCAGTCCATT GCCCATCCAGGGGAGATGGTCGGTGCTCTGGCCGCTCAGTCGCTGGGAGAACCAGCCACCCAGATGACCCTGAACACTTTCCATTACGCTGGTGTGTCCGCCAAGAACGTAACACTCGGTGTGCCTCGTCTGAAGGAGTTGATCAACATCTCCAAGAGGCCCAAAACGCCCTCTCTGACCGTGTTCCTGCTGGGTCAGGCTGCACGTGACGCAGAGAGGGCCAAGGACATCCTCTGTCGACTGGAGCACACTACACTAAGAAAG GTTACAGCCAACACCGCCATCTACTACGACCCAAATCCTCAGAACACAGTGGTGGCTGAGGATCAGGAGTGGGTGAATGTCTACTATGAGATGCCCGACTTCGATGTCACTCGAATTTCACCGTGGCTGCTGCGCATCGAGCTCGACCGCAAACATATGACGGACCGCAAGCTGACCATGGAGCAGATTGCGGAGAAGATCAATGCAG GATTCGGAGACGACCTGAATTGTATTTTCAATGACGACAATGCCGAGAAACTCGTCCTGCGAATCAGAATCATGAACAGCGACGAGAACAAGTTCCAAGAG GATGAGGAGGTGGTGGATAAAATGGACGACGATGTGTTCTTGAGGTGCATAGAGTCCAACATGCTCACAGACATGACGCTGCAAGGCATAGAGCAGATCAGCAAG gtGTACATGCACTTGCCCCAGACTGACAACAAGAAGAAGATCATCATCACAGAGGACGGTGAGTTCAAGGCCCTGCAGGAGTGGATCCTGGAGACAGACGGCGTGAGCCTCATGAGGGTCCTCAGTGAGAAAGACGTGGACCCCGTCAGGACCACCTCCAATGACATCGTGGAGATCTTCACG GTGCTGGGTATTGAAGCAGTGCGAAAGGCGCTTGAGAGGGAGTTGTACCACGTCATTTCCTTTGACGGCTCCTACGTCAACTACCGTCACTTGGCTCTGCTTTGTGACACCATGACATGTCGCGGTCACCTGATGGCCATCACGCGTCACGGCATAAACCGTCAAGACACAGGACCGCTCATGAAGTGTTCCTTTGAGGAGACG GTTGATGTGTTGATGGAGGCGTCATCCCATGCTGAGAGTGACCCCATGAAGGGTGTATCGGAGAACATTATGCTCGGCCAGCTCGCCCCCGCTGGTACAGGCTGCTTTGACCTGCTGTTGGATGCTGAGAAGTGTAAATATGGCATGGAGATTCCTACGAACATACCTGGCATCAGCGTGGCAGGAC CCACTGGTATGTTCTTTGGCACGGTGCCAAGTCCCATGAGTGGTATGTCTCCTGCCATGACCCCCTGGAACACCGGAGCGACACCAGCTTACGGTGCCTGGTCCCCCAGTGTTG GGAGCGGAATGACTCCTGGAGCGGCAGGTTTCTCTCCCAGTGCAGCATCAGATGCAAGCGGTTTCTCGCCGGGCTACTCCCCAGCCTGGTCCCCAACTCCAGGGTCTCCAGGATCTCCAGGCCCTGCAAGCCCATACATCCCATCTCCAG gTGGAGCAATGTCACCAAACTACTCCCCCACCTCCCCCGCCTACGAGCCACGTTCCCCTGGAGGCTACACCCCACAGAGCCCCGGCTACTCCCCAACGTCTCCCTCCTACTCCCCCACTTCTCCTTCTTACTCCCCCACCAGCCCCAACTACAGCCCGACATCTCCCTCCTACTCACCCACCTCCCCGAGTTACTCCCCGACCTCCCCGTCCTATTCGCCAACTTCTCCATCTTATTCCCCAACGTCTCCCTCTTACTCCCCCACCTCCCCATCCTACTCACCCACATCCCCATCCTACTCTCCAACCTCGCCGAGCTACAGCCCAACATCGCCAAGCTACAGCCCGACGTCACCCAGCTACTCCCCCACCTCGCCGTCTTATTCACCCACATCCCCCTCCTATTCTCCAACATCTCCCTCTTACTCCCCCACCTCCCCATCCTACTCCCCCACTTCTCCCTCCTACTCGCCGACCAGCCCGAGCTACAGCCCCACATCACCAAACTACACGCCCACTTCCCCAAGTTACTCCCCGACCTCTCCCTCCTATTCTCCAACATCGCCCTCCTACTCGCCAACCTCCCCCAACTACACCCCAACCAGCCCCAACTACTCCCCCACTTCCCCCTCTTACTCCCCCACCTCTCCTTCCTACTCGCCCTCCAGTCCACGTTACACCCCGCAGTCGCCCACCTACACCCCAAGCTCCCCTTCATACAGCCCCAGCTCCCCCTCTTactcccccacctcccccaAATACACCCCGACTTCACCCTCATACAGTCCCAGCTCCCCGGAGTACACTCCCACCTCCCCCAAATACTCCCCCACCTCGCCAAAGTACTCCCCAACGTCCCCGAAGTACTCACCTACTTCTCCCACCTACTCCCCAACAACTCCAAAATACAGCCCCACTTCTCCCACCTACTCCCCAACCTCCCCCACCTACACCCCCACAAGCCCCAAATACTCCCCTACTTCTCCTACTTACTCCCCAACTTCCCCCAAGTACTCACCTACATCTCCTACTTACTCGCCAACTAGTCCTAAAGGCTCCACGTACAGCCCAACTTCACCGGGATACAGCCCCACCTCCCCCACCTACAGCCCTGCCATCAGCCCCGACGACAGCGACGAGGAGAACTAA